The window CCCTAAAGGTTTGATCCTTGAGCTTAATGCTCTAATCAAGCAACCAGCACTCTTTTTCCACATCCAGCCCAATTGACAAGTAAAAAATGGCACCGTATTAATGCGAACCAGAACATtgtagtaaataaagtgcagcaacctAGTGGAGAATTATACAGTTGTGACCAGTCTCCCACATATATATCCAATTCCGTTATACAAATAGCAGGGCCAAAAAATTGGCTCCATAGTTATGGAGCAAATGCTCCGATCAAATATACACTGCTACATAACTCTAACATGTGGAGCTGGCTATCACAGTTCTTAACATCGGAACATCACAATATGCACTTCCCATAAGCCAGGTCACACATAAAAAAAACCGTTAAAAAACAGAAGAGCAAAATTTGCTTACCTTGAAGTACCTGAAGAAGGGCAGAGCGACGAGGTCCTGTAGGATCGGGTTGAGCACCTCCTCGTTGATGGCGTCCACCGTCTCGTAGTCGCAGCAGCAGTCCTCCACCATCCCCGTGTACTTCCTGGCACCCTGACGAAACACGCAGCACCGGCCGCCCCAAAACCACGTCGTCAGATCAAAACCTCCCGGAGCAGAAGGCCAAATCACGAGACCAGGGGCGGGGGGAGCCTTACGGGGCAGCCGCAGCCTCCGCCGCGCGAGAGGGACGAAATGGAGGGGAAGCTGCGGGAGCTCACGGCCACGGCGAGGAGCGCCACGAggagggccgccgccgccgcccaccatcgCCTCCGCCTCTGGCGCACGGCCCCGCCGTTCGCCGCGGGAGGGGGCCCCTCTGACATCCCGCGCCGGGTGGGTGGAAGCTTCTAGAAGGAAGCGAGATCTGACCGAacaacggcggcggaggaggaattTTCTCGCCGTGTTCGCAGTTGGGGCGTTGGCGGTTGGGGAAAATCGCGTAGGCGGCTGCTACTACTAATACAGAGGCTGCGGTGGAAGAATCCGCGTGCGTGCCTCGGTTTACCCTCTGATTGTCGGAACCGGCGATGCTGCGCACGGAATGATGGATCGGACGGCGTGTGTAGGGCCTGGGCGCAGCTGGACGGCTGGATTTGCCCCGATGACGTGTCTGTGCACCTGTGGGCCGCGTTTGCCCAACAGCTCATTGACCAGCTCGCACGACACGTTAACTAAACTTCGCACGGTGCCGACGTCAAAATGAGAAAAGGAACTTCGCACGGTGCCTTCGCGGGGTTGGCGTCTAGAAGAAATCTCTCCGTTCCTCTGCGTGTACACAAACTCAAAAAATAACTGAAACTTGTCAtccgaaaataaagttgccacgctTCATAATTAAAGTTGTCATCTTCGCATCATCAAAAACATTCGGAGGTGCCATGTGTTCGTGCCACACATGTAACTCTTATCAGGTTCTATATCAGGAGATACATCTCAAAGCTCATACAAGGActcaaataaagtaaatataacaccTAAGTCCTTGAATTTTCAAGAAGGACCCCGGACTGGAAACAAGAGCTGCAATCAGGTCCAAAACAAGATCTATCCAGATTGAGCATCTTCATCTTGGACGAGACTTACCTGCTCCTTACTTGTGCGCCCATCCGTGCCCCCGCATACGtgacttgatttgattggaacaaagtaAGGGCCGACCCcatccccttaaaatcaggggggaagatgattagattagaaagaaaaaaaaaaaaaaaaacagccgTAGGATGAGGTGGAAGTACGGATGAGAATATGAAGAGGGAGCAGGTAAGCCGGATCCCTTCATCTCTGGGGACGAACCACAAGTGCTCGTGGGATGGAGTGATGATGGGTCAGCAAGATCATCACAAGGTGGCGCAAGTGCTTATCGAATGGAGCGATGATGGCCACGTAATGCTACTTGGGAAGATTTTGAGTCCCTGCATCAAGGTTCTCCATTGACACATTCGTCGGCAAGATCATCGGAAGGCGACGTAAGTGCTTCTCGAATGAAGTGATGTTGGCCTACAGAATGCTACTTGAAAAAAAAAACTCGGGAATATTTTGAGTCCCTATGTCAAAAGTTCCCACATGCTCTGGTTACAAGCCAAAACTAAATGATGGAAAGGAGGGGAGTTCCATTTCGTGACCAGCGTGATGAAAAGCGAGTAATCATATAGGGTGAGCAAGTTCAACGTCGGTGCTGTGCTGGGCTAACTACAACTTGCTTGCGTTTTTTTTCGAATGTCCGCTGGCTCGCGTTTACACACTTTCACGTTCGTTTGTCTAAAAGACAAAAAAATCATTCAGCGCACATTGATTTCCGTGTCCGTTTTTCGATTTTTTCCTTTCGGCCTGCTTCAGTTTTTCTTTCGTTTTTCTATTttgatttttttcttctcttttagtcttttctagtattttttttcagTTCACAAATCTAAAAAATGTTCGCTTATTTTGAAAATATTCATGCTTTAAAAAAAGTCCGGCAAATCATAAAAATTCGTGGATTAAAAAAAGTGGTGATTTTGAAAAAGTGTTCGATtgttcaaaaaaaagttcatggtTTTGAAAAAGTATTTGCGAATATTTTTGTTTGTCGGGCATgtttttaaaattgtgaacattttgtcTTTGCAAATTTGAAAGTAATGCTTATGATTTAAAAAAAAGTGTTCGTGAATTCAAAAGGTGGTCATGATTTTCAAAAACAAtagtcacatattcaaaaaatgttcatgaatttgaaaatttattcaaaattttgaaagaaaaaaatctgGGAGATCATAATTTTTTCATGGGTGCAAACTTTTTGTGGCTTTGAAAaatggatcatgtatttaaaaaatgttcatggttttgaaaaaaaagtttggAAAATCACAAACTGTTGGCATATTCAACAAAAAGAGAGTTTGAAAAATGTCCATGCATTCATAAGAtgttttatatttttcaaaaaaattgagaTTTAAAAAATAATCATGATTTTAAACAAATGTAAATATTTGcggtttcaaaatatgttcatgatttgaaaGAAATGTCCAGGAAAATAGAAAATATTCGCGGTCCCAAAATAGGTTAATGATTTTAAACAATTGTTCCTCAAAAAAATAAaattttaatagcaaaaagaaaaataaaaagaaaaaaacctaACGCTCTGTTTGGATGTTTAATTGAAGGAAAAGAAGTAAAAGCATAAatgaaaaacgaaaataaaaaacaaaataaaaaatttaGAATAAACCAAAATAAAACGAAAAATGGTGCGGGACGGCTCTCCATCCTTttcaaaaacagaaaaaaaaactaaatgTAGGAGTTACTTGAGCCGGCCCAACTATAGGTCACGCCATGAGGTACATTGTACCTGTCTATTCGCTGACCCTGAAGGACAACTAAGGGAAGCTCATTGGACCGGTCTTCCCAACCGGTTCGTAACAAGAGAGATCTGGCATGTCTATGTTTGGGCCCTTGTTAGGCCTTGTAACTCACCCTTATATACTTGCAAGCCTAGTTTAGGCTCCATTCGGCCTTGTAACTCCAAAAATGTCAAATGGATGCGCCCTTGTAAAGCCTTGTACCGAACCCTTACATACTTTGTAAGCCAAGTTTGGGCTCCATTAggctttgtaactccaaaaatgtcAAAATGGAGGTCTTCATTTGAAAACTATATCAAAATCAAACGTCTTAGGTTTTTTTTTTTCAAACAATACACATATACCTAGAGACATACTAATATACATGTGTGAAAATGTTTAGGTCAACTTGTAAATATGAGGCCTTTTAGCAAATGTACTGTTCATTCTTTCTTGATAAAAACTCCATGATTTTctatttcatcctgaaattttacagGACATACAAGATGtatatttttctaaaaaaattagaACTCTTCAGTTTGAATTTTGCTCGGTCTCCGAGATGCCCTACTCCTGTAACTCGCCTTATATCCCCCTCAACAAAAAATACTCGCCCTTATATACTCTGTATCTGGATGTATCACAACTGCTAAAAAAAAACAAGTATCTGGATGTATCGCAATTTGGACTGGAAGGATTCTGTAAGATGATTCTGCAAGCTGCAAGGTGGATGGGTGGAACAGCAACAATTCAAGATATTCCAAATACTTCGCCATTGATACCAAGCCAGATCTTTGTCAAAGACGCTGGCCATTGGGCAAGCCAGATCTTTGTCAAAGACGCTGGCCATTGGGCGTTGTCAATGACTTTAGTCCCATCTTGGATATGGAAAGAGGCTAGGACCACCTTATAAGGAGTGCCACACTCCCTTCAGACCAGTCTTTTAGGATGTAGTGGCCTCTTTTCTTTGCTTGTGCTGGAGGTTGGGACCGAACGTATGCTGAAGGTTGGGAGCGACGCTAACAATCTTCCCATTAGCATAGTAGTTGTTGTAGCTCATCACAGTATTGCAACATCCATCATCCATCACACGGATAAAAAAAGGGCGAACCAACCAGACAAAACGTACTTAGAAACCAGGCCATGTCACAGTACTGCAACAACTATCACACGGAGAAAAAAGATGACATGAAAAACTTAACACTATGCCCTTAGATTGTGCACACGGCGGTTCCTCGAGTCTTTATTCTTCACTGGACTGAACCCGAGGCCGAGGCAAGTTAGGCTCAGTTCAGTGGTGGCCGCCGGGGagcttctccttgatcttctccatCATGCCTTTCTTCTCGTGGGTGCCCTCAGTGGCGCCGTGCGTCCCCGCGGTGCCGGTGGTGCCTGTACCATAGCCGCCGCCGGTGCCAGTGGTGCCATGCCCGTAGCCGCCTGTCGCGGTGGTGTGCGGCTGGGTGTCCTTGTGCCCGCCAGGGagcttctccttgatcttctccatGACGCCCTTCTTCTCGTGTGTCCCCTCAGTGGTTCCGTAGGTCCCGCCGGTGCCGGTCGTCCCCGTGTACCCACCGGTCGTCCCCGTGTACCCTGGCCCGTAGCCGCCGGTGGCTGTGGTCTGCTCCTTGTTACCGCCGGGGagcttctccttgatcttctgcttCATGCCTTTCTTCCTCCTGCCGCCCATCCCGTCGTCCTCGGAGGATGACTGCACAATCGACGAGAGAAAACAAGTGAGTACACTAAAGATTGGTAGGATCATACACAATGTAAGCAAGGAATCTGCTTATGTACCGAGCTGGAGCTGGAGCTGCCAGAGCGGTGGAGGATGCCACGAGTCTTGTGCTCGGGTAGCCCACCATGAGGGTGTGTGCCAGCGGCGCCGTGGGTCCCGGTGATCCCGGTGCCGGTCGGGCCGTACCCGGGCGTGTGCCCTGTGCCATGGGTCCCGGTGATCCCGGTGCCGGTGGCGTCGTACCCGGCCGTGTGCCCTGTGCCATGGGTCCCGGTGATCCCTGTGCCGGTGCCGCCGAGCCCGGCGGTGTGGCCTGTGCCATGGGTCCCGGTCATCCCTATGCCGGTGTGGCCTGCGCCATGGGTCCCGGTGATCCCTGTGCCGGTGCCGCCGAGCCCGGCGGTGTGGCCTGTACCATGGGTCCCGGTCATCCCTGTGCCGGTGTGGCCTGTGCCATGGGTCCCGGTCACCCCTGTGCCGGTGCCGCCGAGCCCGGCGGTGTGGCCTGTGCCATGGGTCCCGGTCATCCCTGTGCCGGTGCCGCCGAGGCCGGCGGTGTGCCCTGTGCCGTGGGTACCGGTCGCGGCATGCCGCGTGTCCAAACCACCGGTGTCGTGAAACCCAGCGTCGTGGGCGCCGGTGCCGGTAGACCCGTACCCACCGTGCCCAGCGCCGTGCACTCCCGTGCCGGTGGATCCCAGCCCAACGCCGTGGCCGGCGGTCACCGGGTTGCCGTACTCGTCGAGGCGGGTGGTGGGGTGGCCGTGCTGCTGGCCGTGGCCCTGGAAGTGCCCCAAGCCTTCGGTCCCGGTGACGCCGTGGCCGGCCGTCACAGGGTTGCCGTACTCGTCGACGCGGGTGGCCGGGTGGCCGTGCTGCTGGCCCTGGAAATGCGCCATCGCTTCACGGACTGCTTGCTGCGGTGAGTGTGTTCTTGGGTGTGGCTCACTGTGGATTGAATTGAGTTGTCAACTGGATGCCGATGGATTGAGGCAATGGCGGTGGCGCTGTTTTTATAGACCGTTTGAGCAGGGTCGCGCTGTCCAACGGGTTGCCACGTCGCGTGGTACGTGTACCTCCATGCAGCGCAACGTGAGGGGCGGGCGTCGGGTGTCGGGCTGGTATCATGCCTGGGAGACGCGTGTAGTGAGAGGCCTGTGATCTGTATGACGCTCGTGCTAGCCGTCGGTGGGCGGCATGGGAGACGAATCTGCTCCCTTCGGGGTCGTCTGACCCAAATCTATGTGCTATAGTGAAACGCCTCCGTGCAATAATTTCACATGCGTCTGTGATATCATGGTAACATTTGATCACATGGTGTTTTAATAACGGTGCATCAAACATCCTAGTGTCTTAAACATATACTTGTGTGCGTATAATACCTGCTGGAACATCGTGGAAGTATTAAGAACACGAGAATAAAACATTCATGTTCATAGACCACATAGCGACGATTACAAGCACTCAAGTGAGCCAAAGGTATGCCGCCACATCGCTACTTCCTCACTGGAACCGGACAAATCTTCTCGTAGTAAACAGTCAAAAAACCGTCGTGCTGAAAATAGCCCGATCTTTATCAGAGAACCGGGATTCACAAAGGATATCCTTTGCCCATGTGTGAGGATGAAGACGTGGCAGATGAACTTCAAAAATAAGTCGAGCCTCCTCCCAAAAACGGTGCGCATGCGTACAATGCAGCAGCGCGTGTTGTAAGTCCTCGTTCATAGCCAAGCAGATCTTGCACATGCTTGTTTCTTTTATGTGGCGATACCTTAGGGTGCACTCATCCGGAATGATGCCCCTCAAAACTCGCCACCAGAACACTCTGACTTTTGGGACTACTTTGAGTTTCCATACCGCATTCCACATCTGTTGTTGATCCACTGAAATGCCGGTAATCTGCCCCTCATCTAGAGCCAAACGCTCTTTTTGATTCACTAGAGCTCGATACGCCGATTTAACAGAATAAATGCATGATTTCTCATGTGCCCAAGCAAGAATATCCTCGCCGCCGCCCTGCCGCAGTGGTATGTTAAGAATGGCGGCAGCATCGGGTGCTATAAAGACCCCTCGCACCAACTCCTGACGCCATATCCAGTTAGTTGTGTCAATCAGCTCGTTTACGGTCTGGAACGCCGTATTTGCTGGACGCAGCAGTGGAGTCATTGATATCGTGGAGGGAATCCACTTATCTTCCCATACGGAGATGGAAGTACCGGATCCGACTCGCTTCATCAGCCCGGTTTATAGAGCTTCCCGGCCTGCAATAATCGCCTTCCAGGTAGCTGAGGAGGACTTGGGAACCGTTGCATGAAGGAAATCCGAGTCAGGAAAGTATCTTCCTTTCATAACCCTGGCGCACAAGGAGTTAGGATTCATCATAAATCGCCATCCGTGCTTCCCCAACAGTGCCAGATTAAACAAACGAAAGTCACGGAATTCCATTCCACCTTTGCACTTGGGTGTAGCAAGTTTCTCCCATGCGATCCAGTGAAGGGAAGTGAAGGGAATTCCTGTCAATTGAGCTGCCCCACCAGAATTTTGCCATGAGCGAGGTGAGACTTTTGCACACCTTTTTTGTTAACAGAAAGCAACTCATGCTAAACGTCGGAATGGCCTGAACAATGGATTTTAGAAGTGTCTCTCTTCCGGCGCAAGCAAACAGCCTTTCTGCCCAGCCTTGCATGCTGCCTCGTGCccgatccaccaaatattcaaaggTTCCACTATTTATCTTGCCAATAGCAGTGGGTAGACTGAGGTAGCGttctgaaaaagcttcaacttggacTCCAAGATGTTGCTTCAATCTTTGTCTAAGAGCCGTCGGCGTGTTTGGGCTGAAGAATATAGAGCTCTTACTCCTGTTGACACACTATCCAGAAGCATCCCCATATATTGCAAGGATATCATTCAGCCTAGCCACGCTCTCCTCATTCGCCTTGATGAAGATGAGGCTATCATCAGCGAATAGCAGGTGATTCACCCATGGTGATCTGAAGTTCACTCGGATACCCCTGTCAACAGAGTCCCCGTAGTGTTTCAGAAGTGAGGTAAAACCTTCGGCGCAGAGCAAGAACAAATAAGGGGAGATTGGGCACCCCTGCCGAAGCCCTCTGGATGGGTTGAAATAAGGTTGCAGTTCTCCATTCACGCGTACAGAGAACCTAACAGACGTGACGCACTTCATGATCAGCCTGACCAGATTAGCATTGAAACCCAGCTTCAAGAGTATGGCTTCCAGAAAGTGCCATTCGACTCTATCGTAAGCCTTCATCATGTCAAGTTTGATCGCACAAGTGTAGTTCTTCTCTTTCTTTCGTCGCTTCATCGTATGAACACTTTCAAAGGCAACGAGAACATTATCTGTGATCAGACGACCTGAGACGAAAGCACTTTGTTCCTCACTGATAATATCGTCCATGCATACTCGCAGTCGGTTAGCTATAACCTTTACCGCCAATTTGTATAAAACTGGACAAAGAGCAATTGGTCGATATTGTGAGATGCTTTGGGGGTGACCTACCTTGGGGATCAATGTGATGGATGTGTCGTTGAGACCCACTGGTAGTTCACCTCCATTAAGAAAAGCCAGCACCGCTTGTGTTACTTCGTCTTGGAGCAACTTCCAGTGGCGTTGGAAAAAAACCCGTCGTAAAGCCATCCACCCCCGGCGTCTTAGATGGAGCCATTTGGAACAGTGCGTGCTGAACCTCGGCTGACTCATAGGGTTTGCTCAGAAGTTCATTCATCTCCGGCGTGACCCGAGTGGGCACATGCGATAACAGCACATCAGTGTCATTGGCACCCTGCGAGGTGTAAAGTGCTTGATAAAATGCTAATATCTCAGCCTTATCCTCTGTTTCATTGGAACAAGTAGAACCATCGTTTCTCTTGAGACCCGATATACGATTAGTTCGTTTCCGTTGTCTAGCTTGTGTCTGAAAATATGTCGTGTTACGATCGCCTGATCGAAGCCACGGAACGTGGGATCGTTGCCGGGCTATTTTCATCACTGTGATGTGGGCAATATGGATGTCTCGCAATCGATTGACTCATGACAAGGAAGGGCGGGATCCAGCCTCCAGTAAGGAAAATACGAGAGGATCTCGCCATTTTGGATATACCCGAGCAGCTCACTTCACCACTGCTGGATTATGGATGGCAACCCCCTGATAACCCATACATAAAGATTAATACAGATGCCGCTGTTCATCTCGACGGCGGGAATGCAGGGCTGGGGGGTGTTGCACGCTCTTCATCGGGATTCAAGGGTGCATGGTGTAAGCCGTTCTCAGGTGTCACGGACCCCCTCATCGCGGAGGCTTTGGCGCTGAAGGAAGGAGTGAGATTCGCAATATTGCGAGGCTACACGCATGTGATCATGGAGACCGACTGTCTAGAGGCAGTTAACCTCTGGAATACTCGCTACATCGACCGGTCGGTGATAGCACCTATCTTGTCTGAAATTGGAGAGCTAGCTCCTAGTTTTATTTCCTTCAACATTCAACATGTAATAAGATCAGCAAACAGTCCCGCACATCTATGTGCTAAGCGCGGTACTACGCTTAATGTGACTGGGAGCTGGTTAGACTCTACCCCTAGTTTCCTGATCAGCAACCTTCTGGCTGACTGCTCAGCGAATGCTTTTGTTGAATAAAGCTCTCTGAAGTTCCCCGCAAAAAAAATCATCGTGCTAAGACCACAAAGGACCAACGCACtagaacaacaaccgccgccgatgaagagaaaCGTAGATCAGAATGATCCAATTTGTAGACACATGGACGCAGACGAACCTCCAAAGACAAACGATGACCAGATCGTGTGAGATCGACGGGAGACACATCTCCACACACCATCCGACTATTCAAGGTGCATCACCGAGACGTGGGCTAGGACCATTATGAAGAACCTTATTCCATTTTTAAAAAGTCACCGCCGCCTTATTTttatgagcaggacacaaaccctaaacaTACTAAAAAAGCCGAAACAAAGCATGAGTCCTTCCGCCGGCAAGGGTCGGGATCCACTGCGTcttcatctatatctatacctaataataaaggagCTATGACTTTTTATCACCGTAATTTTGTCCTTTTTGGTCCGTCCACCTTGTCtatactagtaagcttgcacgtgcaacccACGTCTCGATCGAAGTAGCCTATTAAAATCACATGAGTATTGAATTCTTAATTCATATTCTAGAAATTTGGGGAAAAAGAATATCTATAGTGCCTGATGATCCCACATGTCTTTTGATGATGTAATTTGAAGTTCGAGAAGACCAAAATGATTGTATAGTAAAGATTTCAGGATATCTAATTTTTCTTGTCTGAACTTGAAGGACTTATAATAGGTATAGGTATTGCCCAAGTGAACATAGCTGCAAATTTttaataaatataaaaaaatagTTGTCCTGGAAAAACTAAATCCGTTCCCTCTTGGGTTCGGGCTACATGTTATCTTCACAAGTTGAATTGTTGAGCTTGACTACAACGCCACCAGTGGGAACACGGTGAGCTAGAAGAATCCGCCAGTAGTCAGGACTATTTTGCTCCCATTCTGAGCTTGTCTCATCTCATGTAGTGCAACATATTGATGTACAAAAATGAAGAAATGGAATTTAACATTTTTGTATGACACAGATGGCATGCAGCAAGCCACAGTTTCTCCTAAGCTAAGCTTAGCTCTGGAAGGATTAAACATGAATTAAACTTTTCATATCAACATCCTAACTATGGAGAAAAGTCTAGTGTTCTAGAATGATAAACTGTACAATAAGGTAAAAAGCCCTTAATAGATCATGCGCTAGAATAATAATTGGTTAGCTAACCAGGAAAAGAACACGTGAAATTTAGGAAGACAAAAGGCACACAAAATAAATTTCTGATGAGATGAATATACCTTTAGGAAAATAAATCGCACCAATATCATGATGGACACACAAGTAACTTGGTAGGTTTAAAATGAAGGAAATGCATAATGTGATGCAACTATTAGTACATATTCCATTTGAAGCAACCTTATGTTAGTTAACTCACAAAAGAGGGGGGAAGTAACATACTGAAAATGCTAAATACTCGAATTTCCATGATAGCCATAGTGACTCACTTCCTGTGTAATGAAACTTCAGAGGTGTTCTTTAGAAAGAAAATGATTAGGGGAAGACCTGAAATACAGATACAAAATAGTCAAGTTACCTGTCATCATGGTTATCGAATGACGCAAACTCTATACACAACATGCCTGCCATATTTGGCTGCCGAACTTAAGCTCCTCCTCCATCCATTTTAGAGCCCCATTCTTAAAATAAAACAGGGTTATTGTTCGTGCATAAAAATCTAATCATTCTACAAAGGGGGAGTTGTAGTTAAAAATTAATTCAGGAGCTATTATCAATATAAATAAGAAGAAAAGAGAGAAATTTATTGTTAGCACTGATTCTGTACAATGTAAACTTGTCATAGTCTGGATCCTCTTTTATTTGGCCACTATTAGCAAAAAGTAGATTTATTTTTAGTTGCAACTATTAACAAACGTATTGGTAGACCACAAATTAAATCGTCTTATTGTTTAACATGTATGGCCGCAAGCCCTaacagcaaaagaaaataaaaaacagtTGTTGCAGCTAATTGCCGGAACTGCATGTATACATAGAACAGAATGTTTTTTGGCAAAAAGTGCACTGATGATGGGCATATGTTTCCCCAATTGACATGTGGAAATTGTTGTTAGTGATTGGACCAAATGCACTGGCCAATTTGTGCCAGCAACTATGAATTAAAGATGGAAAAACAAACTCACCTGATTGAGCATCAAACGACAAAGAATACAGTTGCAAATACTCCACGGATAATGGCGCAGAGCATTGCGTAATACATGAGTTATCTAGTTACGGCTGGTGTACGTAGGAACTTATTCTGAATTTTCTGAAACCCAAAGGTAGATTTCAAACAAACTTCTTCCAATCTAGAAGTCTAGAAAGCCCGACCAGTCCGAAAAGTAATACTGTAATTAAAAGGAAAAAACATATATGTATCAGTACAAAGGGAGTTTTGTT is drawn from Triticum dicoccoides isolate Atlit2015 ecotype Zavitan chromosome 4A, WEW_v2.0, whole genome shotgun sequence and contains these coding sequences:
- the LOC119286757 gene encoding dehydrin DHN4-like isoform X3, with protein sequence MAHFQGQQHGHPATRVDEYGNPVTAGHGVTGTEGLGHFQGHGQQHGHPTTRLDEYGNPVTAGHGVGLGSTGTGVHGAGHGGYGSTGTGAHDAGFHDTGGLDTRHAATGTHGTGHTAGLGGTGTGMTGTHGTGHTAGLGGTGTGITGTHGAGHTGIGMTGTHGTGHTAGLGGTGTGITGTHGTGHTAGYDATGTGITGTHGTGHTPGYGPTGTGITGTHGAAGTHPHGGLPEHKTRGILHRSGSSSSSSSSSEDDGMGGRRKKGMKQKIKEKLPGGNKEQTTATGGYGPGYTGTTGGYTGTTGTGGTYGTTEGTHEKKGVMEKIKEKLPGGHKDTQPHTTATGGYGHGTTGTGGGYGTGTTGTAGTHGATEGTHEKKGMMEKIKEKLPGGHH
- the LOC119286757 gene encoding dehydrin DHN4-like isoform X2; this encodes MAHFQGQQHGHPATRVDEYGNPVTAGHGVTGTEGLGHFQGHGQQHGHPTTRLDEYGNPVTAGHGVGLGSTGTGVHGAGHGGYGSTGTGAHDAGFHDTGGLDTRHAATGTHGTGHTAGLGGTGTGMTGTHGTGHTAGLGGTGTGVTGTHGTGHTGTGMTGTHGTGHTAGLGGTGTGMTGTHGTGHTAGLGGTGTGITGTHGTGHTAGYDATGTGITGTHGTGHTPGYGPTGTGITGTHGAAGTHPHGGLPEHKTRGILHRSGSSSSSSSSSEDDGMGGRRKKGMKQKIKEKLPGGNKEQTTATGGYGPGYTGTTGGYTGTTGTGGTYGTTEGTHEKKGVMEKIKEKLPGGHKDTQPHTTATGGYGHGTTGTGGGYGTGTTGTAGTHGATEGTHEKKGMMEKIKEKLPGGHH
- the LOC119286757 gene encoding dehydrin DHN4-like isoform X1, which gives rise to MAHFQGQQHGHPATRVDEYGNPVTAGHGVTGTEGLGHFQGHGQQHGHPTTRLDEYGNPVTAGHGVGLGSTGTGVHGAGHGGYGSTGTGAHDAGFHDTGGLDTRHAATGTHGTGHTAGLGGTGTGMTGTHGTGHTAGLGGTGTGVTGTHGTGHTGTGMTGTHGTGHTAGLGGTGTGITGTHGAGHTGIGMTGTHGTGHTAGLGGTGTGITGTHGTGHTAGYDATGTGITGTHGTGHTPGYGPTGTGITGTHGAAGTHPHGGLPEHKTRGILHRSGSSSSSSSSSEDDGMGGRRKKGMKQKIKEKLPGGNKEQTTATGGYGPGYTGTTGGYTGTTGTGGTYGTTEGTHEKKGVMEKIKEKLPGGHKDTQPHTTATGGYGHGTTGTGGGYGTGTTGTAGTHGATEGTHEKKGMMEKIKEKLPGGHH